The following proteins are co-located in the Labrys monachus genome:
- a CDS encoding response regulator transcription factor: MSGSRKILIVDDENELRQALAEQLALYDEFEIVQAESASRAVQAAKGDHLDLIIMDVGLPDMDGREAVKLLRKNGFKSPIIMLTGHDSDADTILGLEAGANDYIVKPFRFAVLLARVRAHLRQHETSEDAVFNIGPFVFKPASKLLLTEKGSKVRLTEKETSILRYLYRSGQKAVQRDVLLQEVWGYNSGVTTHTLETHIYRLRQKIERDPSNATLLVTEGGGYKLVP, translated from the coding sequence ATGTCCGGCAGTCGCAAAATTCTGATCGTCGACGACGAAAACGAGCTTCGCCAGGCTCTCGCGGAGCAGTTGGCGCTCTATGACGAATTCGAGATCGTGCAGGCTGAATCGGCCAGCCGAGCCGTCCAGGCGGCGAAGGGCGACCATCTCGACCTCATCATCATGGATGTCGGCCTGCCCGACATGGACGGCCGCGAGGCTGTCAAGCTCCTGCGCAAGAACGGCTTCAAATCGCCGATCATCATGCTGACCGGCCACGATTCGGATGCCGACACCATCCTGGGCCTGGAGGCGGGCGCCAACGACTATATCGTCAAGCCCTTCCGCTTCGCGGTGCTGCTCGCCCGGGTGCGCGCCCATCTGCGCCAGCACGAGACCAGCGAGGACGCCGTCTTCAACATCGGCCCCTTCGTGTTCAAGCCGGCCTCCAAGCTGCTGCTGACGGAGAAGGGCTCGAAGGTGCGCCTGACGGAGAAGGAAACCTCGATCCTGCGCTATCTCTACCGCTCCGGCCAGAAGGCGGTGCAGCGCGATGTGCTGCTCCAGGAGGTCTGGGGCTATAATTCAGGTGTCACCACCCACACGTTGGAAACGCATATTTATCGTTTACGCCAGAAGATCGAGCGGGATCCTTCCAACGCCACGCTTCTCGTCACGGAGGGCGGCGGTTACAAGCTCGTACCCTGA